AGAAAAAGGCGATCTGTGGACCAAAaaagttattattattatttatgctTAATTTGTTTTAGAGAGGGTTAGGAAGGCCAACAAGCCAGCAATTCAAAGGCATCTATCTATAGGGTAGAGGAaaaagagacagagagagataGAAGTTAGACCGCTACTTCAAATCGCACGACCTGTCGAGACACGGACGCACACATACGTATAAGTTGCTATTTCAATTCagcattctctctctctctctctctctcctaagTGACATGCATAATTTAAGGGAATTAAATACTTCGAATTTTATGTGTTTTTGCATCCAATTCTCTTCCAAACAatggatttgtttggatagagtattatttggaataattactgtagcactttttgtgatgtgatgtattaTTAGTAATAAATCATTCGTGTAAAATTGAACATTGTGCTTTTGCTTTTATCTTCGAACTGAAAATGAATACGAGTAGGTGTGTAATCATATTTATGATAAAATTTAATTACTACCcgtcatttctttttctttttttttatgaactATACTAATTAATGAATATTATCACATCATAATAAGTTTACATCTTTAAAGACTAGTATTGTAGTTAAATATTTGGAGTACACTAATTTTTTGATATAAGTATGAATAGTTTATGCAAAAACATTTGTCAATGAATTGTTTAAGGCCTCGCATTCATTTATATACAATTAATCACAATaagaaaaaatttgcatggGCAAAATACCAGCAGGTGATGATTAGATGATTTAACTAACTAAACTGGATAAATATCATGGACGTAAAATAATAATGATTTAGTAAGTCCGTGCGATAATAAACACTCTAGTATTATTGTTAATGTATGATGATTGTTCATACTATATATttgcagaaaaagaaaattattagtATGTTTAGAAAAATACACAGTCAAATGCAAACATGAAGAATTACTACTAATAGCAGCACATAAAAGCTAAAAAAAAGGAGTAGTAATTATCCTTGTGTTTTGCTTGGAAGCTACTCATCTCATCTTGATTTGATGCGATTGATGATATTAGTGATAATACGTCCCAACCTAATATGCAACGTCACCAGTCATAATTCCCTGTTTTTTTTATCATGATCATCATGCAAATTGCTACTTAAAACACAAAGCACATGAAAATCAGCCCCAACACTGCAAATCAATATCAATATCAATATCAATTCGTTTAAAATGGCGTTTGCGTTGGGACCCTTTTGCACAGTATTATTGTCACCCGAAGTTGGTtccaaaagagaaaaacatTTTCCGGAGTATTATCCCAaacccaaccccccccccccccccggtcCTGCATAATTCCACCATTCCGAACATCAATCACATCATCGGTATTTGCCTGTTATAAAATATGGGTATCTACCCAAGAAATCATTAAACcaggaaagaaagaagagaaagaaaagaattccAGTCTATTTCCCAATTTTATTCCTTATAACTTCGTCTAAAGTCTGGCTTGATTTTGATTGCAGGAGATATGAATCCGACAGGTTCCCCTTGGATATGGCTTTATTGATGtgattttgttcttttcttctctttccttctctttctttcttctttattattattattatttttttttaatttgtggaTGGTGGTGCTTTCAACAGAAGTTTGTTTCTGCTGAATGAATATATACCCATCCACAAGCTCGGTAGGAAATAGAAAACTCAAGTCTACAAAATTGAGGCAACAGTTAAATCTTGGCTTTGTCCTTTTCGCGTAGTGCGGCCTTAGTTGGAAATTTATAGAGAATGCTGCATGAATGATTTTTCTCAAGATAGCGCAACCATGGAAATGGATATTATTGAGACATCCTAGTTAAAATTAGTCTCCACAACTTAGCAATTAAATCCGGCACAAAAGATATTTGTTTTGAGGGAAAGAAAATGGAGGGATAtggaatttgatatttggattgCTTTCtgaggaggaaaagaaaataattgagaaagataagatttagttatttttttttttatgaacttACCTTCTATTCAAAAGTGGGTAAAaacaaagttaaaaaaaaaaaaaaaccaagataaatgaaaattttaaaatccctAAAAAAATCTATATTTTTAAATTAAGATTTTAAATTATTATGAATAAAAACGAAACTAACGTGTGATAGTTTCCTTTTCTAATGTTTTCTCCTTTTGTATTTAATCCAAACAAAATAGACGGAATCTGCTTTCCTttactctcattttctttttttcactagAGTCCTCtcgtttctttttcttcctcttccttcAACCCTAATGGTGCTTTAGAGGTCTTGAATTCTATTATCCTTAGCTCCTTCCGGTTCTTGCATCCAATCTAAAACCTAATCTCTTTATCCCTTCCTTCCTGCTTCTTAAATCCGACGTTAGTTAGTTACTCTGttagaaaaatatttaaaaaaaaaaaaaaaagattggaaAATCTCTACAATGACCTCTTGCGAACCCATAGTTTTGGGCTCAAAATAGGATCCAGTTTGTTATCAAATCTCCTGGTAGTTAGGATCCCATAAGAAGCCTTCAACAAATTTCTCGAGGTGGTATTCATCGTCCTTAACCTAAGGCGCAAGCAGCCTAAACCTAAGGCCCAAGCAGAGGCTAAACGCGCCTTCTGTTTTTCCAACGGATGCACTAAACAAACTAAGCATTCGAGGGAGGGTTCTGTCTTCCTAATGGAGCTTTATGATCATTAAGTATCAATTTTTGTCTGTTGTTCATAAGCACAAACCATAATATCCAACTTCTTCTTCCAAGATTGAAGGCACCTCCATTGTTTAGGGAGCTTTTTTGTCACTTACGATAGTGGTTTAGGATGGTATGccgaaataataataataaaagaaacaGCGTGGATGAGGTGGTCAGAATTTCTTCTGTGGCTAGAAGTCTGAAACATCTCAGTACCAGACCTTGTTGCACGCACCATGATTAGTTCACAAGATGAGTAGTTACTGTTGTAATTGCCCCGAAAAGGAAATGTCTGATAATgtcagtcttttttttttttttttaacaaaaaataaaaaaaagttaaattagGCAGTAAGCATATATAGAAGGCCAATTAGTCTTCAATGTCTGCATTTAAATGGTAAATATGAGCAAAAATCTGGGTGTATTATTATTAAACACCAATTAGGAAAATCCGAAAAGGGAAGTCATGGAATCCTTTTGtgcattattaaaaaaaaaaaaacgctgcTCGTGTACTTCTTTTCAGGGTCTCGAATTTAGACTTGTTCCTGATGATATTTACACAATTTGAATTGGACAActtgtttaataaaataatttacagACAGAGAAAAAGTTTCCTAACAAATTCCTGCTCCTACTCTTTTGGATCTACGATATATTCTAACACCCCCTCCAGTTCTTCGGGAAATCATCTTCCTCCTCAAATCCAACACAACAAACCTCTCCTTCCATACTCCAATCTCTCAGCAACCATGGCCATAGGGAAGGCCCGCAGCAACAAGAGATCATCCAGCAGTTCACGCTCCTCTACTTTGACAACCACAATCTTGGTAGCTTTGTGCATATTCGGATTATGGCTGCTGGCACCCAATACTCTTGTTTATCCACGTACAACTACTCGAACTTCCGCTACAACTTCCTCTCAATCATCCTCCATGCCCGACTCTCATGAGATTCATCCCACAGAACCTATCCCTAAGAAAAGCCAGCCCGTTTTCCAAGACAGTCAAGGGGACCTCCCAGAAGATGCCATTCAAACTGATCACGGGGCAACGCATAATGACCACACAGATGAATCGCCAGAACTCCCAAACCAGAGTTCGACCGGGAGCAAAGCTCAAGCAGAAGCTGACAACGTCAGTGAACAAGATTCTGGACCGGAAAATAATGGCGATTCGGACAGCAGTAGTGACAACAACAATGAAGCAGAAGgagatggtggtggtggtgatacGGACAACAGGGATGTGAAGGAAACGGATCCAGATGTTGGAGAGAATCCACAAAAATTGCACGGCGCAGAATCTGTTGATGAGCAAGGGGAGCAGCAGCAACTACAAAATCAAAACTCTGAGGAAACTTCTATTACTCAAAACCAAGAAGCTGAGGAAACAAGGGAAGAGCATACAAGTGCTTCAGCCGAAAACAACCAAGAAGAGGGTACAAGTGACGACAAGCTTGATGACCATCAAAGTTCAGACAACAATGAGCATGAGATATCAGATGAAGATCAACAAAAACGATTGGAACAGCATCAACAGCAGGAAGATGATCAAGTCCAACAAGGAAAATCACAAGAAGATACTCAAGGAACATCAAACCATGACCAAGTGGAACATGATGAGGCACCCTTAGCCCAGACTGGAAATCACATTAATCAATCACAGCTCGGGGGCCGGAAAAATCCTGAAACTCATGAAAGTCAGCATAATATTCTCCACAATAACAATTCCATAAAGAACATCTCAAGTGAACAAACAGGCAGGAAAGCAACTAACCCGGACACTAGTGATTTCTTTCCAACTGGAGAGAGATCTCAGATACCCAAGGAGTCAAAAAAGAACTCCTGGTCAACTCAAGCTAACGAATCTGAAAACCAGAAAGATAGACGACAAAATGGACAAGATGATCAAGATGGCAGTATTATCAACTACAAATGGCAACTATGTAATGTTACAGCTGGTCAGGACTACATACCATGTCTGGATAATGAGAAAGCAATCGCAAAGTTACGGAGCAGGACACATTACGAGCATCGTGAAAGGCATTGCCCAGAGGATGCCCCTACTTGTCTTGTTCCACTGCCAAAGGGATATAAAAAACCATTACAATGGCCTCAGAGCAGAGATAAGGTAGAATAATATACGATATACTGCAGTGCTTTACAGAAATGTGCATTAACTAATGCTTTTCCATTTGAACAAAGCAGATATGGTATCATAACGTACCTCACACAAAGTTGGCAGAAGTCAAGGGGCATCAGAACTGGGTGAAGGTATCTGGAGAATTCCTTACTTTCCCAGGAGGTGGTACTCAATTCATTCATGGAGCACTGCATTATATTGATTTCCTAGAAGAGGTAACTGCATGTACAACTATCATATAACTTGTCAATTTCCCTGAAACTATACTACATTTCAGTTCAAAATAACAAAGTCATAtcaattgaaaa
The genomic region above belongs to Coffea arabica cultivar ET-39 chromosome 7c, Coffea Arabica ET-39 HiFi, whole genome shotgun sequence and contains:
- the LOC113699460 gene encoding probable methyltransferase PMT24, with translation MAIGKARSNKRSSSSSRSSTLTTTILVALCIFGLWLLAPNTLVYPRTTTRTSATTSSQSSSMPDSHEIHPTEPIPKKSQPVFQDSQGDLPEDAIQTDHGATHNDHTDESPELPNQSSTGSKAQAEADNVSEQDSGPENNGDSDSSSDNNNEAEGDGGGGDTDNRDVKETDPDVGENPQKLHGAESVDEQGEQQQLQNQNSEETSITQNQEAEETREEHTSASAENNQEEGTSDDKLDDHQSSDNNEHEISDEDQQKRLEQHQQQEDDQVQQGKSQEDTQGTSNHDQVEHDEAPLAQTGNHINQSQLGGRKNPETHESQHNILHNNNSIKNISSEQTGRKATNPDTSDFFPTGERSQIPKESKKNSWSTQANESENQKDRRQNGQDDQDGSIINYKWQLCNVTAGQDYIPCLDNEKAIAKLRSRTHYEHRERHCPEDAPTCLVPLPKGYKKPLQWPQSRDKIWYHNVPHTKLAEVKGHQNWVKVSGEFLTFPGGGTQFIHGALHYIDFLEEAVPDIAWGKHSRVLLDVGCGVASFGGYLFERNVLAMSFAPKDEHEAQVQFALERGIPAINAVMGTQRLPFPSGVFDVVHCARCRVPWHAGGGALLLELNRLLRPGGYFVWSATPVYQTLEEDVMIWNEMSNLTVSMCWELVTIKKDKLNSIGAAVYHKPDSNECYDKRKHNHPPMCKSDDDPNAAWYIPLQACLHKVPIEANQRGSDWPEEWPRRLQTPPYWLNRSQMGIYGKPAPEDFTADYEHWKQVVSKLYLSGLGISWSDVRNIMDMRAVYGGFAAALKDLKVWVMNVVNIDAPDTLPIIYERGLFGIYHDWCESFSAYPRTYDLLHADRLFSRLKKRCKLIPVMAEVDRIVRPGGKFIMRDDSSTIREVENVLKSLHWEVHLTFSKNQEGILSAQKTEWRPDSYAASS